ATGATCGTGATGAGGCATTATTTGACGAACAAGTAATACATAATCTTGAACACGGCGATATTTGGATTGCGTACCACCCACGAATTTCGGACTCTATTCTTGAAGAGTTGGAAACATTTGATGAAGCAAAAGTCATAATCACGCCGCGGCAGTCAAACGATACCGATATAGCCCTCGTTGCATGGAGGAGGATAGACAGCTTCGATATTGAAAACGATATGTTGGATAATCAAAGAATACAAGATTTTATTAGCAGGTATAAAAATAGGGGACCGGAAAGAATTTCAGGACCAAGTCCGCAACGGTAAACGTATGGAAGAGAAGGACAATAAGTATTCAATTCCAATTCCAATTGCTATTGTTATCGCAGGAGTAGTTGTAGCTGGAGCTGTCATATACAGCGGGTGGAGTGCTGGTGGTGCAGTCCCGCGTAGCGAGAATAGTTCATTCGGCAATAATCTTTCACCGACCGCAGAAAATATTCGTCCCGTTGATGAAAACGACCATATTTTTGGTAATAAAAATGCTTTAGTTTCAATTGTGGAATATTCAGATTTTGAATGCGCGTTCTGTAAGCGTTTTCATCCAACTCTTACGCGTATAATTGAAGAATATCCTAATGAAATAAAATGGGTATACCGACATTTCCCCCTTACTTCTATACATTCTCATGCGTTTCTTGCCGGCATGGCTTCAGAGTGTGCAGCCCAGCTTGGTGGGAATGATATATTTTGGCAGTTCACAGAAGAACTTTTTGATAATCAGAGCAGGTTAGGAACTGATTTGTACAAAGAACTTGCCAGTACTCTCGGATTACCACAAGTGGCATTTTCAGAGTGTCTTGAATCGGAACGGCACAGAGATAAAGTTCAAGCAGACCTTCGAAACGCAATTGATTCCGGTGGTCGCGGTACTCCGTTTACGATAGTGATAAATAAAGACGGAGAAGTATTTCCATTCAGTGGAGCGCTTCCATATGAACAAGTCAAAACCATTATTGAGAAGGCTCTTGCTAGTCAATAACGAAATATGATAAACAAGACAT
This genomic stretch from Patescibacteria group bacterium harbors:
- a CDS encoding thioredoxin domain-containing protein → MEEKDNKYSIPIPIAIVIAGVVVAGAVIYSGWSAGGAVPRSENSSFGNNLSPTAENIRPVDENDHIFGNKNALVSIVEYSDFECAFCKRFHPTLTRIIEEYPNEIKWVYRHFPLTSIHSHAFLAGMASECAAQLGGNDIFWQFTEELFDNQSRLGTDLYKELASTLGLPQVAFSECLESERHRDKVQADLRNAIDSGGRGTPFTIVINKDGEVFPFSGALPYEQVKTIIEKALASQ